A window of Apium graveolens cultivar Ventura chromosome 8, ASM990537v1, whole genome shotgun sequence contains these coding sequences:
- the LOC141677062 gene encoding E3 ubiquitin ligase PARAQUAT TOLERANCE 3-like isoform X1: protein MAVYYKFKSAKDFDSVSLDGHFITVASLKDKIFQNKHLASGTDFDLVVSNAQTNEEYVDEGMLVPKNTSVLIRRVPGRPRMPIVAASPITDQKDPEVECKAEDLQGSKSTFHGANLSVTNYLDDSEWDEFGNDLYAIPEVIPAQASNQVQDAPPPSKADEDSKIQALIDTPALDWQQQTADGSGYGRGYGRGIGGRMGGRGFGRGVGLDRKTPPPGYVCHRCKVPGHFIQHCPTNGDPTFDIRKVKPPTGIPKSMLMATPDGSYALPSGAVAVLKPNEAAFEKEIEGMPSTRSVGDLPPELYCPLCKEVMKDAVLTSKCCFRSFCDKYIKLSGIRDNIISKSMCVCGAQNVLADDLLPNNTVRDTINRILEANNSSGDNKGSAFQIQDMESARPKPKIPSPALSAASKGEQVLSQNKDTNGLQDTTEPVKIVDVPQPPIQNLEIAGTARVPDVSGATNESRSVKEAALQASGPLAAEDQPQKLVSEPGKKKKKKKPRMPSEMQWTASQEFAAENYMMPIGPAFNPYWSNIQPGIEGFGGPFAGPMPCMGYGLGPMPMEFPYGGHFPQDPYGPPVNMIPFPPQRNFGGYGMGFNGRPPVMSKKEFEARKADLMHKRELERRMDSRDLPKERDSREVTSSSGVPSIKLQSKANLPPPCHDDQLSDYHRGRLERSRSRSPRRRSRDPELPKRRSQDPELPRRLSRDPKIPRRRSRDPEPQRRRSRDREPPRASSKRKAEYDHYSEDEHYYHHHHEKEHSRHRQHREEDHHHHRSELSSKPPVRPASIDPPPKSSSISEKDKQSVFSRISFPEREAAAAAEAEAKKLKTVSASSSAAVSKDYQEDHHKSKAAKTLPKKTSSSTSGGNVEERYQYNDEYNESSEDDDRHFKRRPSRYVALEEERHSSRGSKEREKSCHGTKHKHSHSHR, encoded by the exons ATGGCAGTTTATTATAAGTTTAAGAGTGCTAAAGATTTCGATTCTGTTTCGTTGGATGGTCATTTCATTACGGTTGCTAGTTTGAAAGATAAAATTTTTCAAAACAAGCATTTGGCCTCTGGGACTGATTTTGACCTTGTTGTCAGCAATGCACAAACTAATGAAG AGTATGTTGACGAAGGAATGTTGGTTCCAAAAAATACATCTGTTTTAATTCGTCGGGTCCCTGGACGGCCTCGCATGCCTATAGTTGCAGCATCCCCAATTACTGACCAAAAAGA TCCGGAGGTTGAGTGTAAGGCTGAGGATCTTCAAGGATCAAAAAGTACCTTCCATGGAGCCAATTTATCTGTTACAAATTAT CTTGACGATTCAGAATGGGATGAATTTGGGAATGATTTGTATGCCATTCCCGAAGTAATACCTGCCCAAGCAAGCAATCAAGTTCAGGATGCTCCCCCTCCTAGCAAAGCTGATGAGGACAGTAAGATTCAAGCTTTAATAGACACTCCGGCCTTGGACTGGCAACA ACAAACTGCTGATGGCTCTGGATATGGTAGAGGGTATGGACGGGGCATAGGAGGTAGAATGGGTGGACGTGGTTTTG GTCGCGGAGTTGGATTAGATCGAAAAACACCACCACCGGGCTATGTATGCCACCGATGCAAGGTCCCTG GACATTTTATTCAGCACTGTCCTACAAATGGAGACCCAACTTTTGACATCAGAAAAGTGAAACCTCCAACCGGTATCCCTAAATCTATGTTAATGGCTACTCCAGATGGCTCATATGCATTACCAAGCGGTGCTGTAGCTGTTCTTAAACCAAATGA GGCTGCTTTTGAGAAGGAGATTGAAGGAATGCCGTCTACTCGTTCGGTTGGTGATCTTCCTCCAGAACTTTACTGCCCTTTATGTAAAGAAGTCATGAAAGATGCAGTTTTAACAAGCAAGTGCTGTTTCAGGAGTTTCTGTGACAAAT ATATTAAACTCTCAGGTATTAGAGATAACATCATATCTAAGTCGATGTGTGTTTGTGGAGCCCAAAATGTTCTTGCTGATGATCTGTTGCCGAACAATACTGTAAGGGATACAATAAATAGAATTCTGGAGGCCAACAACAGCAGCGGAGACAATAAAGGCAGTGCTTTCCAAATACAAG ATATGGAATCTGCTCGTCCAAAGCCAAAGATACCATCTCCTGCACTATCTGCAGCCTCAAAGGGGGAGCAAGTTCTGTCACAAAATAAAGACACTAATGGGTTACAGGATACAACAGAACCGGTGAAAATTGTGGATGTTCCACAACCACCAATCCAGAACTTGGAAATAGCAGGGACTGCCAGAGTTCCAGATGTTTCTGGAGCTACAAATGAGTCAAGGAGTGTTAAGGAAGCTGCACTACAGGCAAGTGGTCCATTAGCAGCTGAAGATCAACCGCAGAAGCTGGTTTCTGAACCAG ggaagaaaaagaaaaagaagaaaccTCGTATGCCTTCAG AGATGCAATGGACTGCCTCTCAGGAGTTTGCAGCTGAAAATTACATGATGCCTATAGGACCTGCTTTTAATCCTTATTGGAGCAACATACAACCTGGTATCGAAGGATTTGGTGGACCCTTTGCTGGTCCGATGCCTTGCATGGGTTATGGTCTTGGGCCGATGCCCATGGAATTCCCATATGGGGGACATTTTCCCCAAGATCCATATGGGCCTCCAGTAAACATGATACCATTCCCACCTCAGAG GAACTTTGGTGGATATGGGATGGGCTTCAATGGTAGGCCTCCTGTCATGAGCAAAAAGGAGTTTGAAGCTCGAAAAGCTGATTTAATGCATAAGAGAGAACTTGAGCGACGCATGGATAG CCGAGATTTGCCCAAAGAACGAGATTCCAGAGAAGTCACCAGCAGTAGTGGCGTTCCTTCAATTAAATTACAATCC aAGGCCAACCTGCCACCCCCGTGTCATGATGACCAGCTATCAGACTATCACCGTGGCAGACTTGAAAGATCAAGATCAAGATCGCCAAGGAGACGCTCTCGAGACCCAGAGCTGCCAAAGAGACGCTCTCAAGACCCAGAGCTTCCAAGAAGGCTTTCTCGAGATCCAAAAATTCCAAGGAGACGCTCTCGAGACCCAGAGCCGCAAAGGAGACGTTCTCGAGACCGGGAGCCACCACGTGCATCTTCCAAAAGAAAGGCAGAATATGATCATTACAGCGAAGATGAGCATTATTATCATCATCACCATGAAAAAGAACACAGCCGCCATCGGCAGCACCGTGAAGAAGACCATCACCACCACAGATCAGAGTTGTCCTCCAAACCACCTGTGCGTCCAGCTAGCATAGACCCACCACCCAAATCCAGCAGCATTAGCGAAAAAGATAAGCAGAGTGTGTTCTCCCGGATCAGTTTTCCTGAGCGTGAAGCAGCTGCAGCTGCAGAAGCAGAAGCCAAGAAGCTAAAAACCGTGTCCGCATCTTCTTCTGCGGCCGTGTCAAAAGATTACCAAGAAGATCATCATAAGAGCAAGGCAGCAAAGACCTTGCCAAAGAAAACCAGTAGCAGCACTAGTGGTGGAAATGTTGAAGAACGCTACCAGTACAATGACGAGTACAACGAATCAAGTGAAGACGATGATCGTCACTTCAAGAGGCGGCCATCAAGATATGTGGCGCTTGAGGAGGAAAGGCATTCTAGCAGAGGATCAAAAGAAAGAGAAAAGAGCTGTCATGGCACCAAGCACAAGCACAGCCACAGTCACAGGTAG
- the LOC141677062 gene encoding E3 ubiquitin ligase PARAQUAT TOLERANCE 3-like isoform X2, whose product MAVYYKFKSAKDFDSVSLDGHFITVASLKDKIFQNKHLASGTDFDLVVSNAQTNEEYVDEGMLVPKNTSVLIRRVPGRPRMPIVAASPITDQKDPEVECKAEDLQGSKSTFHGANLSVTNYLDDSEWDEFGNDLYAIPEVIPAQASNQVQDAPPPSKADEDSKIQALIDTPALDWQQQTADGSGYGRGYGRGIGGRMGGRGFGRGVGLDRKTPPPGYVCHRCKVPGHFIQHCPTNGDPTFDIRKVKPPTGIPKSMLMATPDGSYALPSGAVAVLKPNEAAFEKEIEGMPSTRSVGDLPPELYCPLCKEVMKDAVLTSKCCFRSFCDKCIRDNIISKSMCVCGAQNVLADDLLPNNTVRDTINRILEANNSSGDNKGSAFQIQDMESARPKPKIPSPALSAASKGEQVLSQNKDTNGLQDTTEPVKIVDVPQPPIQNLEIAGTARVPDVSGATNESRSVKEAALQASGPLAAEDQPQKLVSEPGKKKKKKKPRMPSEMQWTASQEFAAENYMMPIGPAFNPYWSNIQPGIEGFGGPFAGPMPCMGYGLGPMPMEFPYGGHFPQDPYGPPVNMIPFPPQRNFGGYGMGFNGRPPVMSKKEFEARKADLMHKRELERRMDSRDLPKERDSREVTSSSGVPSIKLQSKANLPPPCHDDQLSDYHRGRLERSRSRSPRRRSRDPELPKRRSQDPELPRRLSRDPKIPRRRSRDPEPQRRRSRDREPPRASSKRKAEYDHYSEDEHYYHHHHEKEHSRHRQHREEDHHHHRSELSSKPPVRPASIDPPPKSSSISEKDKQSVFSRISFPEREAAAAAEAEAKKLKTVSASSSAAVSKDYQEDHHKSKAAKTLPKKTSSSTSGGNVEERYQYNDEYNESSEDDDRHFKRRPSRYVALEEERHSSRGSKEREKSCHGTKHKHSHSHR is encoded by the exons ATGGCAGTTTATTATAAGTTTAAGAGTGCTAAAGATTTCGATTCTGTTTCGTTGGATGGTCATTTCATTACGGTTGCTAGTTTGAAAGATAAAATTTTTCAAAACAAGCATTTGGCCTCTGGGACTGATTTTGACCTTGTTGTCAGCAATGCACAAACTAATGAAG AGTATGTTGACGAAGGAATGTTGGTTCCAAAAAATACATCTGTTTTAATTCGTCGGGTCCCTGGACGGCCTCGCATGCCTATAGTTGCAGCATCCCCAATTACTGACCAAAAAGA TCCGGAGGTTGAGTGTAAGGCTGAGGATCTTCAAGGATCAAAAAGTACCTTCCATGGAGCCAATTTATCTGTTACAAATTAT CTTGACGATTCAGAATGGGATGAATTTGGGAATGATTTGTATGCCATTCCCGAAGTAATACCTGCCCAAGCAAGCAATCAAGTTCAGGATGCTCCCCCTCCTAGCAAAGCTGATGAGGACAGTAAGATTCAAGCTTTAATAGACACTCCGGCCTTGGACTGGCAACA ACAAACTGCTGATGGCTCTGGATATGGTAGAGGGTATGGACGGGGCATAGGAGGTAGAATGGGTGGACGTGGTTTTG GTCGCGGAGTTGGATTAGATCGAAAAACACCACCACCGGGCTATGTATGCCACCGATGCAAGGTCCCTG GACATTTTATTCAGCACTGTCCTACAAATGGAGACCCAACTTTTGACATCAGAAAAGTGAAACCTCCAACCGGTATCCCTAAATCTATGTTAATGGCTACTCCAGATGGCTCATATGCATTACCAAGCGGTGCTGTAGCTGTTCTTAAACCAAATGA GGCTGCTTTTGAGAAGGAGATTGAAGGAATGCCGTCTACTCGTTCGGTTGGTGATCTTCCTCCAGAACTTTACTGCCCTTTATGTAAAGAAGTCATGAAAGATGCAGTTTTAACAAGCAAGTGCTGTTTCAGGAGTTTCTGTGACAAAT GTATTAGAGATAACATCATATCTAAGTCGATGTGTGTTTGTGGAGCCCAAAATGTTCTTGCTGATGATCTGTTGCCGAACAATACTGTAAGGGATACAATAAATAGAATTCTGGAGGCCAACAACAGCAGCGGAGACAATAAAGGCAGTGCTTTCCAAATACAAG ATATGGAATCTGCTCGTCCAAAGCCAAAGATACCATCTCCTGCACTATCTGCAGCCTCAAAGGGGGAGCAAGTTCTGTCACAAAATAAAGACACTAATGGGTTACAGGATACAACAGAACCGGTGAAAATTGTGGATGTTCCACAACCACCAATCCAGAACTTGGAAATAGCAGGGACTGCCAGAGTTCCAGATGTTTCTGGAGCTACAAATGAGTCAAGGAGTGTTAAGGAAGCTGCACTACAGGCAAGTGGTCCATTAGCAGCTGAAGATCAACCGCAGAAGCTGGTTTCTGAACCAG ggaagaaaaagaaaaagaagaaaccTCGTATGCCTTCAG AGATGCAATGGACTGCCTCTCAGGAGTTTGCAGCTGAAAATTACATGATGCCTATAGGACCTGCTTTTAATCCTTATTGGAGCAACATACAACCTGGTATCGAAGGATTTGGTGGACCCTTTGCTGGTCCGATGCCTTGCATGGGTTATGGTCTTGGGCCGATGCCCATGGAATTCCCATATGGGGGACATTTTCCCCAAGATCCATATGGGCCTCCAGTAAACATGATACCATTCCCACCTCAGAG GAACTTTGGTGGATATGGGATGGGCTTCAATGGTAGGCCTCCTGTCATGAGCAAAAAGGAGTTTGAAGCTCGAAAAGCTGATTTAATGCATAAGAGAGAACTTGAGCGACGCATGGATAG CCGAGATTTGCCCAAAGAACGAGATTCCAGAGAAGTCACCAGCAGTAGTGGCGTTCCTTCAATTAAATTACAATCC aAGGCCAACCTGCCACCCCCGTGTCATGATGACCAGCTATCAGACTATCACCGTGGCAGACTTGAAAGATCAAGATCAAGATCGCCAAGGAGACGCTCTCGAGACCCAGAGCTGCCAAAGAGACGCTCTCAAGACCCAGAGCTTCCAAGAAGGCTTTCTCGAGATCCAAAAATTCCAAGGAGACGCTCTCGAGACCCAGAGCCGCAAAGGAGACGTTCTCGAGACCGGGAGCCACCACGTGCATCTTCCAAAAGAAAGGCAGAATATGATCATTACAGCGAAGATGAGCATTATTATCATCATCACCATGAAAAAGAACACAGCCGCCATCGGCAGCACCGTGAAGAAGACCATCACCACCACAGATCAGAGTTGTCCTCCAAACCACCTGTGCGTCCAGCTAGCATAGACCCACCACCCAAATCCAGCAGCATTAGCGAAAAAGATAAGCAGAGTGTGTTCTCCCGGATCAGTTTTCCTGAGCGTGAAGCAGCTGCAGCTGCAGAAGCAGAAGCCAAGAAGCTAAAAACCGTGTCCGCATCTTCTTCTGCGGCCGTGTCAAAAGATTACCAAGAAGATCATCATAAGAGCAAGGCAGCAAAGACCTTGCCAAAGAAAACCAGTAGCAGCACTAGTGGTGGAAATGTTGAAGAACGCTACCAGTACAATGACGAGTACAACGAATCAAGTGAAGACGATGATCGTCACTTCAAGAGGCGGCCATCAAGATATGTGGCGCTTGAGGAGGAAAGGCATTCTAGCAGAGGATCAAAAGAAAGAGAAAAGAGCTGTCATGGCACCAAGCACAAGCACAGCCACAGTCACAGGTAG